A stretch of Natronococcus sp. CG52 DNA encodes these proteins:
- a CDS encoding polysaccharide deacetylase family protein, whose translation MDRRTYLATGAVVALAGCSELGGPGEADDEDPEDDERNGDDTNGEDESDDYPELAGTFDDFEDLEPWVAFQDIGSIEADTERAYDGSQSARLTPDAEGHVRVRRELDDPIDITEVTPGLAMTAEDRGIVLIQLQDESGDYVEYSQQVLGDMPLARKNFGPTRVRGEPDLENIIVLQIIRWFGSDEAVAGEEDEELEESDGAADDATDQMWVDDFHFVPNTNPGKVMIQFHGGYETHYTEAYPRIAETDYPATTFVPTGRLREDPAVEGDRLTHEQVGELADEGWTIGAQPANGLQLQTVESDRVEEVVTEPADWLADEGYDDGARFFAFPASQYTEESYEAVQDTYDLAFAGQSPCQGYAGNPHLCSTVPNPTPDEATELLEWTAEHGGITSIAFYQLEESDALGGLEATLDGLDEYVDSGDLEVITPAEMADEYVYEDD comes from the coding sequence ATGGACCGACGAACGTATCTTGCAACAGGAGCGGTGGTCGCCCTCGCCGGCTGTAGCGAACTCGGCGGACCGGGCGAAGCCGACGACGAGGATCCCGAGGACGACGAACGGAACGGAGACGACACGAACGGCGAGGACGAGTCGGACGACTACCCCGAACTGGCCGGCACGTTCGACGACTTCGAGGACCTCGAGCCCTGGGTGGCGTTCCAGGACATCGGCTCGATCGAGGCGGATACGGAGCGCGCATACGACGGCTCGCAGTCCGCCCGCCTGACTCCGGACGCGGAGGGTCACGTCCGAGTGCGTCGCGAACTGGACGACCCGATCGACATCACCGAAGTGACTCCCGGACTCGCCATGACCGCCGAGGACCGCGGAATCGTACTCATCCAGCTCCAGGACGAGAGCGGGGACTACGTCGAGTACAGCCAGCAGGTGCTCGGAGACATGCCTCTCGCCCGCAAGAACTTCGGACCCACTCGCGTGCGCGGCGAGCCCGACCTGGAGAACATCATCGTCTTACAAATCATTCGCTGGTTCGGCAGCGACGAGGCCGTTGCCGGGGAGGAGGACGAGGAACTCGAGGAGAGCGACGGCGCCGCCGACGACGCCACCGATCAGATGTGGGTCGACGACTTCCACTTCGTTCCCAACACTAACCCGGGCAAAGTGATGATACAGTTCCACGGCGGGTACGAGACGCACTACACGGAGGCGTACCCGCGAATCGCCGAGACCGACTATCCGGCGACGACGTTCGTGCCGACCGGCCGCCTTCGGGAGGACCCCGCCGTCGAGGGCGACCGACTCACCCACGAACAGGTCGGCGAACTCGCCGACGAGGGGTGGACCATCGGCGCGCAGCCGGCCAACGGGCTGCAGCTTCAGACCGTCGAGTCGGACAGGGTCGAGGAGGTCGTCACCGAGCCGGCAGACTGGCTCGCCGACGAAGGCTACGACGACGGCGCCCGGTTCTTCGCGTTCCCCGCCTCGCAGTACACCGAGGAGTCGTACGAGGCCGTCCAGGACACCTACGACCTCGCGTTCGCGGGGCAGTCGCCGTGTCAGGGGTACGCCGGGAATCCACACCTTTGTTCGACCGTCCCGAACCCGACGCCGGACGAGGCGACGGAGCTACTCGAGTGGACCGCGGAGCACGGCGGGATCACGTCGATCGCGTTCTACCAGCTCGAGGAGAGCGACGCTCTCGGCGGCCTCGAGGCGACCCTCGACGGGCTCGACGAGTACGTCGACTCGGGCGACCTCGAGGTGATCACGCCCGCGGAGATGGCCGACGAGTACGTCTACGAGGACGACTAG
- a CDS encoding class I adenylate-forming enzyme family protein, which translates to MNFANHVDFAARNVPTRPAVGDANGLRTYEEFATETNRVANALETLGVERGEWVAICLENRLELLLSYLGAMKRGAIPVPINTQFSDQQIEYILETSDVSVLVTDERWADVATAVDSPVTIDGSVGDRFERLLEESDDEYELRPRRSDDIAEILFTSGTTGRPKGVQHTHGNLEANAQGIRKYMEWTRHEVGLTVCQCFHVTGLNVTTTPLLVAEAENRLLPEWDPEAALAAIETHRVTYSFLTPGMIIDLLGFERADTYDLTSLERVGVGGSPMPSERLDDAEQLLGCPVLEGYGMTETTPLAAFSPATSDRRKPGSVGPPAREVIELRIEDLETGTPVSPGERGELLWHGDTVAPGYVQFQRARQRYVERDGTTWLRSGDIGWLDEDGYLYIVDRREDMFTTGCANVFPREIEKTLYQIDRVVEAAVIDVTDDLNGALITAIIERDGTDLTAERVKAECRANLDDHEVPQRIEFVDDIPRTATGKIDRVQLRNSF; encoded by the coding sequence ATGAATTTCGCAAATCACGTCGACTTCGCCGCGCGAAACGTTCCCACCAGACCGGCGGTCGGCGACGCAAACGGTCTCCGTACCTACGAAGAATTCGCGACGGAAACCAACCGGGTGGCAAACGCGCTCGAGACACTCGGTGTCGAGCGCGGTGAGTGGGTCGCGATCTGTCTCGAGAATCGCCTCGAGTTACTCCTCAGCTATCTAGGGGCGATGAAACGGGGTGCGATTCCCGTCCCGATCAACACACAGTTCAGCGACCAGCAAATCGAGTACATCCTCGAGACCAGCGACGTCTCCGTTCTCGTCACGGACGAGCGATGGGCGGACGTCGCAACCGCGGTCGACTCACCGGTGACGATCGACGGCTCCGTCGGCGATCGGTTCGAACGGTTGCTCGAGGAGAGCGACGACGAGTACGAACTCCGTCCTCGTCGAAGCGACGATATCGCGGAAATTCTCTTTACGAGCGGAACGACGGGCCGACCGAAGGGCGTCCAACACACCCACGGCAACCTCGAGGCCAACGCACAGGGAATCCGGAAGTACATGGAGTGGACGCGCCACGAGGTCGGCCTCACGGTGTGTCAGTGCTTTCACGTGACCGGACTCAACGTGACGACGACACCGTTGCTGGTCGCCGAAGCCGAGAACCGACTGCTTCCGGAGTGGGACCCCGAGGCGGCGCTTGCGGCTATCGAGACCCACCGCGTGACGTACAGCTTCCTGACGCCGGGGATGATTATCGACCTCCTCGGCTTCGAACGGGCCGACACGTACGACCTCACCTCTCTCGAGCGGGTCGGCGTCGGCGGCTCTCCGATGCCCAGTGAACGGTTAGACGATGCCGAACAGCTCCTCGGTTGTCCGGTGCTGGAGGGGTACGGAATGACCGAAACGACGCCACTTGCGGCGTTCAGCCCGGCAACCAGCGACCGCCGAAAGCCGGGAAGCGTGGGACCGCCCGCCCGAGAGGTGATCGAACTCCGTATCGAAGACCTCGAAACGGGGACGCCCGTCAGTCCCGGCGAGCGCGGCGAACTCCTCTGGCACGGCGACACCGTTGCACCCGGATACGTGCAGTTCCAGAGAGCGAGACAACGGTACGTCGAACGGGACGGAACGACCTGGTTGCGCTCGGGCGACATCGGCTGGTTGGACGAAGACGGCTACCTCTATATCGTCGATCGACGCGAGGATATGTTTACGACCGGCTGTGCCAACGTGTTCCCGCGAGAAATCGAGAAAACGCTGTATCAGATCGACCGAGTCGTCGAGGCTGCAGTCATCGACGTCACCGATGATCTGAACGGCGCACTTATTACGGCGATCATCGAGCGAGACGGCACCGATCTCACCGCAGAGCGGGTGAAAGCGGAATGCCGAGCGAACCTCGACGACCACGAGGTGCCACAGCGAATCGAATTCGTCGACGACATTCCGCGAACGGCGACCGGGAAGATAGATCGCGTTCAACTCCGCAACTCGTTTTAA
- a CDS encoding cupin domain-containing protein, which produces MGYHLISPDDIDPLSDRPVDARSVSDAAGLENVGLRLYEASPGEQLPLAYHYHEQQEEAFYVTEGVLHVETPDEEYVVEAGNVFVAEPSSPHRAYNPTSASGPVRVLAVGAPAVSDAEPYESS; this is translated from the coding sequence ATGGGGTATCACCTGATCAGTCCGGACGATATCGATCCGCTGTCTGATCGTCCGGTGGATGCACGATCCGTTAGTGATGCTGCGGGACTGGAGAACGTAGGTTTGCGTCTCTACGAAGCCAGTCCGGGAGAACAACTCCCGCTCGCATACCACTACCACGAGCAGCAGGAGGAGGCGTTCTACGTCACTGAAGGGGTGCTCCACGTTGAGACGCCCGACGAGGAGTACGTCGTCGAGGCTGGCAACGTATTCGTCGCCGAACCGTCGAGCCCCCACCGCGCCTACAACCCGACGAGCGCCAGCGGACCGGTTCGCGTCCTCGCCGTCGGCGCGCCGGCCGTTAGTGACGCCGAACCGTACGAATCGTCGTAG
- the nasA gene encoding assimilatory nitrate reductase NasA — MHRGADVSYGIDTVRGDAAHPVNQGLACARGISESKDPEGDWLTQPLVRRGGELRRTTWDIALAHALEGLQRAHKRAPDAVAVLGSGQQTNEAAYALGKVARGGFGTRHYDANTTLCMASAVTAYYQAFGSDAPPCTYADIDEAERHVIWGANPAVAHPVLFRWLKRRAAEEDVEIVVVDPVRSETAENAERHVAPDPGMDLALARAVLARLVDADRLDEAFLEEATDGFDELRDVLPDADSAADAAGVEMADVDLLADALDRRALVYWGMGVNQHVQGTETARALIDLTLATGNLRPGGGPFSLTGQANSMGTRVCSSKGTWPGQRPFTDPDHRRTVADHWDVPVDRLPGDTGPGPVGILEADDVEAVWTVATNPVAGMPDADTAREALEDAFVVAQDAFHTETTAVADVVLPAATWGESEGTTTNMERTISRVRAATDIPGGVRPDLEIIATIGSRLFPELFETGSPEPAAVFDEFTALTAGTAADCSGITYERLEEAHAVRWPAPDETSAGGYRYYEDESWAFPTETGNAQFSTGRQASLPEPVDDEFDLVLTTAREADGYNTGVRSRGGSSGELVARIHPDTVDASVDTREDNRVTITSRRGSVTAYVDRDEGIPRGMVWLPIHRPATNRLTLSDRDPQSKEPHFKQCAVRLATPEAALPPATAD; from the coding sequence ATGCACCGGGGCGCCGACGTCAGCTACGGAATCGACACCGTCCGCGGCGACGCCGCCCACCCCGTCAACCAGGGGTTGGCGTGTGCGCGCGGCATCAGTGAGAGCAAGGACCCCGAGGGCGACTGGCTCACCCAGCCGCTCGTCCGCCGCGGCGGAGAGCTTCGCCGGACGACCTGGGACATCGCCCTCGCACACGCACTCGAGGGGCTCCAGCGGGCCCACAAGCGGGCTCCGGACGCCGTCGCCGTTCTCGGCAGCGGCCAGCAGACCAACGAGGCCGCCTACGCGCTCGGAAAGGTCGCCCGCGGCGGCTTCGGTACCCGACACTACGACGCCAACACGACGCTGTGTATGGCCAGCGCGGTGACGGCGTACTACCAGGCCTTCGGCAGCGACGCCCCGCCCTGTACCTACGCCGACATCGACGAGGCCGAGCGACACGTCATCTGGGGGGCCAATCCCGCGGTCGCCCACCCAGTCCTGTTTCGCTGGCTCAAGCGGCGAGCGGCGGAAGAGGACGTCGAGATCGTCGTCGTCGACCCGGTACGCTCCGAGACCGCGGAGAATGCCGAACGACACGTCGCACCCGATCCGGGTATGGATCTCGCCTTGGCCCGTGCGGTCCTCGCCCGACTCGTCGACGCCGACCGCCTCGACGAGGCGTTCCTCGAGGAGGCGACCGACGGGTTCGACGAGCTTCGCGACGTGCTCCCCGACGCCGACTCCGCCGCCGACGCGGCTGGCGTCGAGATGGCCGACGTCGACCTCCTCGCGGACGCGCTCGACCGGCGGGCGCTCGTCTACTGGGGGATGGGCGTCAACCAGCACGTCCAGGGGACCGAGACGGCGCGGGCGCTGATCGACCTGACGCTGGCGACCGGCAACCTCCGCCCCGGCGGCGGCCCGTTCTCGCTCACCGGCCAGGCGAACTCCATGGGAACCCGCGTCTGCTCCTCGAAGGGAACCTGGCCCGGCCAGCGCCCGTTCACCGATCCCGACCACCGGCGAACCGTCGCCGACCACTGGGACGTGCCGGTCGACCGCCTGCCAGGCGATACGGGGCCGGGGCCGGTCGGCATCCTCGAGGCGGACGACGTCGAGGCGGTCTGGACCGTCGCGACCAACCCCGTCGCCGGGATGCCCGACGCCGACACCGCTCGCGAGGCACTCGAGGACGCCTTCGTCGTCGCCCAGGACGCCTTTCACACGGAGACGACGGCGGTCGCCGACGTGGTCCTTCCCGCGGCGACCTGGGGCGAGTCCGAGGGAACGACGACGAATATGGAACGCACCATCTCACGCGTGCGTGCGGCCACCGATATCCCGGGCGGCGTGCGCCCGGACCTCGAGATCATCGCCACGATCGGTTCACGGCTCTTTCCGGAGCTCTTCGAGACCGGATCGCCGGAGCCGGCGGCGGTCTTCGACGAGTTCACCGCGCTGACGGCGGGGACCGCCGCCGACTGTTCGGGCATCACGTACGAACGACTCGAGGAGGCTCACGCGGTTCGCTGGCCGGCTCCCGACGAAACGAGCGCCGGCGGCTACCGGTACTACGAGGACGAGTCGTGGGCGTTCCCGACCGAGACCGGCAACGCTCAGTTCTCGACCGGGCGACAGGCGTCGCTTCCCGAACCGGTCGACGACGAGTTCGACCTCGTCCTGACGACGGCCCGCGAGGCCGACGGCTACAACACCGGCGTCCGTTCGCGCGGCGGCTCAAGCGGCGAACTGGTCGCGCGCATCCATCCGGATACCGTCGACGCCTCTGTCGACACTAGGGAGGACAATCGCGTCACCATCACCTCGCGGCGCGGCAGCGTTACGGCTTACGTCGACCGGGACGAGGGAATTCCGCGGGGAATGGTCTGGCTTCCAATTCACCGTCCGGCAACGAATCGACTGACCCTCTCCGACCGTGACCCGCAGTCGAAGGAGCCGCACTTCAAACAGTGTGCCGTCCGGCTGGCGACTCCGGAGGCAGCCCTCCCGCCTGCAACGGCCGATTGA
- a CDS encoding class I SAM-dependent methyltransferase, whose protein sequence is MTSTDTTHAPTDHRQMSIAEIRSVYAEQADWIHRMERFDRLLAGRYRRQLFAAANGRVLDVACGTGPNFRYLPDTVDLTGIDISPEMLAKARQRLEGLGVDGTLYEMDAQALEFPDDSFDTVLSSLSTCTFPDPVAALREMSRVCRPDGQILLLEHGRSDVESIARFQDRRAEAHYEKMGCRWNQEPMTLVADAGLPTHCASTRLLGIITMIQARPASHDTE, encoded by the coding sequence ATGACTTCGACCGACACCACTCACGCACCGACTGATCACCGCCAGATGTCCATCGCCGAGATTCGATCGGTGTACGCGGAGCAGGCCGACTGGATCCACCGGATGGAGCGATTCGACCGCCTGCTCGCCGGCCGATATCGCCGGCAGCTGTTTGCGGCGGCGAACGGGCGCGTTCTCGACGTCGCCTGTGGTACGGGACCGAACTTTCGGTATCTCCCGGACACGGTCGATCTCACCGGAATCGACATCAGTCCCGAGATGCTGGCGAAGGCACGGCAGCGACTCGAGGGACTCGGCGTGGACGGCACCCTGTACGAGATGGATGCCCAGGCGCTCGAGTTTCCCGACGACAGCTTCGATACGGTGCTCTCGTCGCTATCGACCTGCACGTTTCCGGATCCCGTCGCGGCGCTCCGGGAGATGAGCAGGGTGTGTCGTCCCGACGGACAGATCCTCCTCCTCGAACACGGCAGAAGCGACGTCGAGTCGATCGCCCGGTTTCAGGATCGGCGCGCCGAGGCCCACTACGAGAAGATGGGGTGTCGCTGGAACCAGGAACCGATGACGCTCGTCGCAGACGCCGGGCTGCCGACACACTGTGCGTCCACCCGGTTGCTCGGCATCATCACCATGATCCAGGCGCGGCCCGCCAGCCACGACACGGAGTGA
- a CDS encoding nitrite/sulfite reductase — protein sequence MSNKKEEWKEGLYGDEVREKILEFADRGWESIPEDERDEWFTRFKFWGLFHHRSGQESYFMMRLTNCGGVLEPGQLRAIGEVARDYAVGPVENPEFGNAWIDLTTRQSIQLHWLKLEDVPEIWAKLEDAGVSSRSAGGDTMRNVSGCPVAGKGEEYVESREILDEIQAEIRGDDDLCNMPRKFNISVSGCRQGCAQDAINDIGLEPAHKLIDGSEVEGFNVRVGGGLGGRKPRRARPLDLFVRPERAVETVRAFVECYHEEGNRQNRSKNRARFFVDELGTDEIRGMLEERLEFDLEPAGTDFRGEYTYNAGRPTDRGAHDHVGVYDQADGKNYVGLSVPVGRLPADEAIDLADLADAYGSGEVRLTRRQNPLVMDVPDDALDDLLAEPLLEKHKPEPNPFVQGTMACTGTEFCSLALTETKARTARVLRWLGENVSLPDDVERIKIHYSGCTADCGQAMTADIGLQGMRARKDGEMVEALDVGVGGGMGTDPSFVEWIRQRLPADELPGLLRNLLESYAALREEGQPFREWVEATGHETLVELAEPEEVTGYTDPCLADGKQSWYPFDDGTSPAPTAPDGTPLEADD from the coding sequence ATGAGTAATAAGAAAGAGGAGTGGAAGGAGGGGCTGTACGGCGACGAGGTCCGGGAAAAGATTCTCGAGTTCGCCGACCGCGGTTGGGAGTCGATCCCCGAGGACGAACGCGACGAGTGGTTCACCCGGTTCAAGTTCTGGGGTCTCTTCCACCACCGATCGGGTCAGGAGTCGTACTTCATGATGCGGCTGACCAATTGCGGCGGCGTGCTCGAGCCCGGTCAACTTCGAGCGATCGGCGAGGTCGCCCGCGACTACGCGGTCGGCCCCGTCGAGAACCCCGAGTTCGGCAACGCCTGGATCGACCTCACGACCCGGCAGTCGATCCAACTTCACTGGCTCAAACTCGAGGACGTTCCCGAGATCTGGGCGAAACTCGAGGACGCCGGCGTCTCCTCCCGGTCGGCCGGCGGTGACACGATGCGCAACGTCTCGGGCTGTCCCGTCGCGGGCAAGGGCGAGGAGTACGTCGAGAGCCGCGAGATCTTGGACGAGATCCAGGCGGAGATCCGCGGCGACGACGACCTCTGCAACATGCCGCGGAAGTTCAATATCTCGGTCTCGGGCTGCCGTCAGGGCTGTGCCCAGGACGCGATCAACGACATCGGTCTCGAGCCCGCCCACAAGCTCATCGACGGATCGGAGGTCGAGGGCTTCAACGTCCGCGTCGGCGGCGGTCTCGGCGGCCGAAAACCGCGTCGCGCCCGCCCGCTCGACCTGTTCGTCCGCCCCGAACGCGCCGTCGAGACGGTGCGAGCGTTCGTCGAATGCTACCACGAGGAGGGGAACCGGCAGAACCGGTCGAAGAACCGCGCCCGGTTCTTCGTCGACGAACTGGGGACCGACGAGATCCGCGGCATGCTCGAGGAGCGACTCGAGTTCGACCTCGAGCCCGCGGGGACGGACTTCCGCGGCGAGTACACGTACAACGCCGGCCGGCCGACCGACCGCGGTGCCCACGACCACGTCGGCGTCTACGACCAAGCCGACGGGAAGAACTACGTCGGCCTCTCGGTACCGGTCGGACGACTTCCGGCGGACGAGGCGATCGACCTCGCCGACCTCGCCGATGCGTACGGCTCGGGCGAGGTCCGACTCACCCGCCGTCAGAACCCGCTGGTGATGGACGTCCCCGACGACGCGCTCGACGACCTGCTCGCCGAGCCGCTGCTCGAGAAACACAAGCCCGAGCCCAACCCCTTCGTCCAGGGGACGATGGCCTGCACCGGGACGGAGTTCTGCTCGCTCGCGCTCACCGAGACGAAGGCCCGGACGGCCCGGGTGCTGCGGTGGCTCGGCGAGAACGTCTCGCTCCCCGACGACGTCGAGCGGATCAAGATCCACTACTCGGGCTGTACCGCGGACTGCGGTCAGGCGATGACGGCCGACATCGGGCTGCAGGGGATGCGCGCCCGCAAGGACGGCGAGATGGTCGAAGCGCTGGACGTCGGCGTCGGCGGCGGAATGGGCACGGATCCTTCGTTCGTCGAGTGGATCCGCCAGCGCCTTCCCGCCGACGAACTGCCGGGGCTGCTCCGGAACCTCCTCGAGTCGTACGCCGCGCTCCGCGAGGAGGGCCAGCCCTTCCGCGAGTGGGTCGAGGCCACCGGCCACGAGACGCTGGTCGAACTCGCCGAGCCCGAGGAAGTCACGGGATACACGGATCCGTGTCTGGCCGACGGCAAGCAGTCGTGGTACCCCTTCGACGACGGAACGAGCCCGGCGCCGACGGCTCCCGACGGAACGCCGCTGGAGGCCGACGATTGA
- a CDS encoding WbqC family protein: MQRNNSCSQPSSNRASTESAPPACGRPDDRTVAIHQPNYLPWLGYFHKLHRSDVFVVLDDVEYTSNSWINRNKIKTPDGWTWLTVPVRSSDESIAAVEIADDEWRDTHRKSLQQNYGKAAYFDETIEFFERTYARSWDSLCELNVHLVQELADRIGLECTFVRASTLDVDATNSERIVRLCEESGADRYLSGDGARSYNDRSKFEAADVSLEYQSFDHPQYEQRFDGFVPNLSIVDALMNVGPDGTFDLLRSAPDG; the protein is encoded by the coding sequence ATGCAACGCAATAACTCCTGCTCGCAGCCGTCTTCGAATCGGGCCAGCACCGAGTCAGCACCGCCAGCCTGTGGACGCCCGGACGACCGCACCGTCGCGATCCATCAGCCGAACTACCTGCCGTGGCTCGGCTACTTCCACAAACTGCACCGAAGTGACGTCTTCGTCGTTCTCGACGATGTCGAATACACGTCCAACTCCTGGATCAATCGCAACAAGATCAAGACGCCCGACGGGTGGACGTGGCTCACCGTCCCCGTTCGCAGTTCCGACGAGTCGATCGCAGCCGTCGAGATCGCAGACGACGAGTGGCGGGACACACATCGCAAGAGTCTCCAGCAGAACTACGGTAAGGCGGCGTACTTCGACGAGACCATCGAGTTCTTCGAGCGGACGTACGCGCGGTCGTGGGACTCGCTGTGCGAACTGAACGTCCATCTGGTCCAGGAACTCGCCGACCGGATCGGCCTCGAGTGTACGTTCGTTCGCGCGTCGACGCTCGACGTCGACGCCACGAACAGCGAACGCATCGTCCGACTCTGCGAGGAATCGGGTGCCGACCGATACCTTTCCGGAGACGGTGCCCGATCTTACAACGACCGTTCGAAGTTCGAGGCAGCCGACGTCAGTCTCGAATATCAGTCGTTCGACCACCCTCAATACGAACAGCGGTTCGACGGCTTCGTTCCAAACCTCTCCATCGTCGACGCGCTGATGAACGTCGGTCCGGATGGGACGTTCGACCTGTTGCGGTCAGCACCCGACGGATAA
- a CDS encoding CatB-related O-acetyltransferase: MALRTIVERSLSILGYPAVTHAVLNRYFDSMDLDIAPSARVSIGCLLRRQVELGPHTRLSRGCVLDGDVTVQKRTNLEPDCDLVGDVEIGKYCAIARETTFQQTNHKMSQPSMQIRFYDEVLDSELPPASDGPITVGSDVWIGTRTTILSGVTIGDGAAIGAGSVVTDDVEPYAIVAGVPAERIGWRFPEGVREHLLELEWWEWDEETIRENRAFFERELQETDDLIAVN; this comes from the coding sequence ATGGCCCTCCGGACCATCGTAGAACGGTCACTGTCGATACTCGGGTATCCCGCTGTGACACACGCGGTGCTCAACCGGTACTTCGATTCGATGGATCTGGATATCGCTCCATCCGCGCGGGTCTCGATCGGCTGTCTGCTCCGACGGCAGGTGGAACTCGGTCCGCACACGAGACTGAGTCGCGGCTGCGTGCTCGACGGCGACGTCACCGTCCAAAAACGGACGAATCTCGAGCCCGACTGTGATCTGGTCGGAGACGTCGAAATCGGGAAGTACTGCGCGATCGCCAGGGAGACGACGTTCCAGCAGACGAACCACAAGATGTCGCAGCCGTCGATGCAGATCCGGTTCTACGACGAGGTCCTCGACAGCGAACTGCCGCCGGCGTCGGACGGGCCGATCACGGTCGGCAGCGACGTCTGGATCGGCACCCGGACGACGATACTCTCCGGGGTAACGATCGGCGACGGCGCCGCCATCGGTGCCGGGTCGGTCGTCACCGACGACGTCGAGCCGTACGCTATCGTCGCGGGGGTCCCGGCCGAACGGATCGGCTGGCGATTCCCCGAGGGGGTGAGAGAGCACCTCCTGGAACTCGAGTGGTGGGAGTGGGACGAAGAGACGATCCGCGAGAACCGCGCCTTTTTCGAACGCGAACTGCAGGAAACCGACGATCTGATTGCTGTCAACTGA
- a CDS encoding DUF6360 family protein, whose product MRRQLDVTAYTTFDRVDARATGDGWTDEAVAVLDVESPRDERTVTLGLELDPVELEHLDPHADTVLLTPGQARVLAAELEAAAAAAESGEAMTSGRR is encoded by the coding sequence ATGCGTCGCCAGCTCGACGTGACCGCCTACACCACGTTCGACCGCGTCGACGCCCGCGCGACGGGCGACGGCTGGACCGACGAGGCGGTCGCCGTCCTCGACGTTGAATCCCCGCGGGACGAGCGAACGGTGACGCTCGGCCTCGAACTCGATCCCGTCGAACTCGAGCACCTCGATCCGCACGCCGATACCGTCCTGCTGACGCCCGGGCAGGCGCGGGTGCTCGCCGCGGAACTGGAGGCGGCCGCCGCCGCCGCCGAGAGCGGCGAGGCGATGACCAGCGGGAGACGGTGA
- a CDS encoding VOC family protein produces the protein MTAESSLPAAARIGRVALRVRNLERVSRFYETVIGLDVRERRDDRAVLAAGEEPLVVLVEDPKAAPRGADETGLFHTAFLVPSRAALGDALERIEDRWQLDGSADHVVSEALYLSDPEGNGVEVYCDRPREEWPVADDGTIGIGTEPLDLEGVRSAGQGRESTPDATTVGHVHLEVSSLPAAREFYVDALGMGIKQRFDDSALFVAADGYHHHLGLNVWGSRSVPPRGRGLEWFELLVPDAGALAALRERLEQRGSDTADEADGDGFETTDPDGIRLRIRESDLERPIPV, from the coding sequence ATGACTGCTGAGAGTTCCCTGCCGGCCGCGGCGAGGATCGGACGCGTCGCGCTTCGGGTACGTAATCTCGAGCGGGTCAGCCGGTTCTACGAGACGGTGATCGGACTCGACGTCCGGGAGCGACGCGACGACCGTGCAGTCCTCGCCGCGGGCGAAGAACCGCTCGTCGTGCTCGTCGAGGATCCGAAGGCCGCTCCCCGGGGAGCGGACGAGACGGGACTGTTCCACACGGCGTTTCTCGTCCCGTCGCGGGCGGCGCTCGGCGACGCCCTCGAGCGAATCGAGGACCGCTGGCAACTCGACGGCTCGGCGGACCACGTCGTGAGCGAGGCGCTGTACCTCTCGGATCCCGAGGGGAACGGGGTCGAGGTGTACTGCGACCGGCCCCGCGAGGAGTGGCCCGTCGCCGACGACGGCACGATCGGAATCGGAACGGAGCCGCTCGACCTCGAGGGCGTCCGGAGCGCCGGTCAGGGACGGGAGTCGACTCCCGACGCGACGACCGTCGGCCACGTCCACCTCGAGGTGTCCTCGCTGCCGGCAGCGCGGGAGTTCTACGTCGATGCTCTCGGAATGGGGATCAAACAGCGGTTCGACGATTCGGCGCTCTTCGTCGCCGCCGACGGCTACCACCACCATCTCGGGCTGAACGTGTGGGGAAGCCGGTCGGTGCCGCCGAGAGGACGCGGACTCGAATGGTTCGAACTCCTCGTTCCCGATGCGGGCGCGCTTGCCGCGCTTCGCGAGCGACTCGAGCAGCGGGGGTCCGATACCGCCGACGAAGCGGACGGCGACGGATTCGAGACGACCGACCCGGACGGTATCCGACTTCGGATCCGTGAGAGCGACCTCGAGCGACCGATCCCGGTGTGA